The following coding sequences lie in one Silene latifolia isolate original U9 population chromosome 5, ASM4854445v1, whole genome shotgun sequence genomic window:
- the LOC141656719 gene encoding putative F-box/LRR-repeat/kelch-repeat protein At1g11620 yields MRERMLVKLDNNLQLDDPINEKDEKFLHKLDLPHDLITQYIITRLPIKSLLQCKSISKQWYSTLSSPYFGNTHFNFSPFYQSFNPIIHNLLIQSGNDYFIYTYNECDFVDECNKGLFKLDVNFDDLPKDKILVIGSCNGLLCLYCSLGYLIIWNPIINQWVKFSCPSLENCKNSTWGFGYVSCVDDYKAVRMSESKGNPSEILVHVFSLRNEEWKQVYDEKICKYVLRGASLSAGLLIDETLYWIVYRQGGEYEQDVLGFDLGFERFDIVQNLVQGDSYIGWVRFLCCMGGCLSMSRVTDRGDVSVSMLKQSGQVDYIGVYRDLDLGSCCSAVGFTRDGKFFVQVGQRELGLVNPNCSPKRYTPLFKFKGEGFIDMKSYVPSLVSPSAVSGMQE; encoded by the coding sequence ATGAGGGAGAGAATGCTTGTCAAATTGGATAATAATCTTCAATTAGATGATCCAATtaatgaaaaagatgaaaaatTTCTTCATAAATTGGACCTCCCTCATGATTTAATCACTCAATATATCATAACAAGATTGCCCATCAAATCTTTACTTCAATGTAAATCAATTTCCAAACAATGGTACTCAACTCTCTCTTCTCCTTATTTTGGAAATACCCATTTCAATTTTTCACCTTTTTATCAATCATTTAATCCCATAATTCATAATTTGTTAATTCAATCAGGAAATGATTATTTCATTTACACTTATAATGAATGTGATTTTGTTGATGAATGTAATAAGGGTTTGTTTAAATTAGATGTTAATTTTGATGATTTGCCTAAAGATAAGATCTTGGTGATTGGTTCATGTAATGGATTATTGTGTTTATATTGTTCATTAGGTTATTTGATTATTTGGAATCCTATTATAAATCAATGGGTAAAGTTTTCATGTCCATCGTTGGAAAATTGCAAAAATAGTACTTGGGGATTTGGATATGTGTCTTGTGTTGATGATTATAAGGCTGTAAGGATGAGTGAGTCAAAGGGAAACCCTAGTGAGATCTTGGTTCATGTTTTTTCGTTGCGAAACGAGGAGTGGAAACAAGTTTATGATGAGAAGATTTGTAAGTATGTTCTTCGAGGGGCGTCATTGTCAGCTGGATTGTTGATTGATGAAACTTTGTATTGGATTGTGTATAGGCAAGGTGGTGAGTATGAGCAagatgttttaggttttgatttAGGGTTTGAACGGTTCGACATTGTTCAGAATCTGGTTCAGGGTGATTCGTATATAGGCTGGGTTAGATTCTTGTGTTGTATGGGAGGGTGTTTGTCTATGAGCAGGGTCACGGACCGGGGTGATGTCAGCGTGTCGATGCTGAAGCAAAGTGGACAGGTTGATTATATTGGAGTTTACAGGGACTTGGATTTAGGTTCGTGTTGTAGTGCTGTCGGTTTTACAAGGGATGGCAAGTTTTTTGTCCAAGTAGGACAGCGGGAACTAGGATTAGTCAATCCAAACTGTTCGCCTAAACGATACACACCACTTTTCAAGTTCAAAGGGGAAGGTTTCATTGACATGAAGAGTTATGTTCCAAGCCTTGTATCGCCCTCTGCTGTTTCCGGGATGCAGGAATAG